DNA sequence from the Brevundimonas sp. NIBR10 genome:
TGGGTCGATGGCCGGGTGTCGCAGGAAGACCTGCCCGACGGAATCTCGACCATCCGCGCCAGCGCCGTCGGCCCCGACGGCTCGCTGTGGCTGGTCGGCGACCTGGCCTCGGGTTCGGACACCCAGCCGATCAAGGGCACCCAGGACGTCGCCCTGTTCAAGTATGACACCGCCGGTCGCCTGGTCGCGACCCGGACCCTGGGCGCCGCCTCATCGGCCTCGGGCTATGCCATCGCCGTGGACGCCGACGGCAATGTCGCGGTCGCCGGCTCCGTCACCGGAGCCCTGAACACCTCCCGGACCGATGCGGGCAAGGCAGGCGAGGTCTCCACCGTCGCCGACAGCTTCGTCACCGTCTTCAACAAGGACGGGGAGGAGACCTGGACCCAGCGCCGGGGCGCCCGCGCCGCCGACGAGGCCACCTCGGTCAGCTTCGGCGCCGACGGCACCGTCTATATCGCCGGTCGTGCCCAGTCGGCGATCACGGGCTCGGTCGGGGTCGGCGGCTGGGACGGCTATGTCCAGGCCTTCAAGGCGGGCGAACCCTATCCGACCGCCGGGATAACGGCCAAGGCCATCGGCACCAGCCAGTTCGGCACGACCTCCGACGACAGCGTCGACGCCATGACCATCGACGGCTCCAACCTCTATACCGCCGGGGTCGAGAACGGCCGGGCGGTGGTGCGTCAGTTCACCCTGGACGGCGCGGGCGTCCCGACCCTGGCCGCGACGCGCGACCTGGGCGAGATTTCGGGGGACATCTCGGGCGTCGCCGTCTCGGGCGGCAAGGTCGTCCTGACCGGGACCAGCCGCGATTCAGGTCTGGCGGCCGGGACCACCACCGTCGCCCATTCCGGAGGCAAGGACGTCTTCGTCGCCGCCCTGTCGACCAACCTCGCGGCCTCGCCGGCCGACAGCCTGAACTGGTTCGGGGGCGCGGGCGACGACAGCGCCGCCGACGTCAAGGTCCACGACGGCAAGGTCTGGATCACCGGCATCGCCGACCGCGACCCCGCCGCCAAGGCCACCGACCCGACCAAGGGCTATCTGGCCCGTCTCGATCCCCTGACCGGCGCGGTCGAGTATGAGAAGACCTGGTCCGGCGACGGCGATCAGGCCAAGCCCCTGACCCTGGCCGTGGCATCGGGCGGTGCTAGCGTCCTGGACCGTCTGGGCCTGCCCAAGGGCGAGATCGACCAGTCGGATTCCAAATCCCTGATCGCGGCGACATCCGTGCGCGTCGGCGACCGCTTCTATGTTTCTCCGGCGGCGGGCGGCCGTGCCGTGCCCGTCACCATCGAGGCCAAGGACACGCTGCAGACCCTGGCCCGCAAGATCTCAGTCGCCTCGGGCGGCAAGCTCAAGGTCACCGTCGCTTCCGAAGGCGGTTCGGTCACCGGCAAGGAAGGCGAGACCACCACGACCACCGGCGGCTTTCAGCGTCTGTCCATCGTGGCAAAGGACGGCAAGACCGGGGCGATCCTGACATCCGGCGAGACGGGCCGCGACGCCCTGGCGGGGCTGGGCCTGTCGGCGGGCTTCATCGGCATGAACGTCGGCGACGGCGCGCTGCGCACCTTCGGTCTCAATCTGCCGGGCAATCTCAGCCTGTCCGACGCCGCCACGATCAAGACCTCCGGCGAGAAGATCCAGGCCGCGCTCAAGGCTGTCCGCGACGCCTATCGCGAACTGGCGCCCAAGACCGACAACTCGGCCAATAGCGGCACGGTCCCCGCCTATCTGACCGCACAGCTGGCCAACTATCAGGCCGCGCTCAGCCGCCTTACCGGATAGCGTCGTTCACCGGGGTTGGCGGTTGACGCCGGGCCGTCCGGCGGCGTTATTGAGCATCACCTGCCACGCGAGTGCCTTGCGCAATGCCTGTCGACAACCGAGTGATCCTGGCGATCGGTGCCGGCCTGGCCATCCTGGCCGCCGTGGTCCTGGCCCTGGTCTTCACCGGCGGCCGTGACGAGACGCCTGAGGCCCCGCCTGCGGCGCGCGGCGGCCTGACCGTCGATCTCGCCGATGCCCCGGTTCTCGACACCACGCGCGAGCTGCGCTGCTTCGTCAACGGCCAGTATGTCGGCCTGGCCACCCTTCCGGACTGCGCGCGCCGTAACGGTGTGGCCACCGATGCGCTCGACGTCGGCCTGGACGAGACCGGTGCCCTGGCCGCTGCCCCGACCGCCGCCTTCGCTCCGCCACCGGCCGAGCCCGGGATCGCGACGGGTGACCTGTCCGGCCAGCCTCAACCCGCATCGCCGGGGGATTTCCAGACCGCCACGCCTGTCCCGGCCACCTCCGCGAACGGCAGTCCCTGCCTGCGCCACACCGGGTCCGAATGGCGCACCGTGTCCAATTCGATGAGCCTGAGCCAGTGCGTTCAGGCCCTGTATTCCGGGGCCTGTGTGCAGCGTCTGGGCGACGCCCAGTATGGCCGCTCGGGCGACGTCACCCTTCGCCTGGTGCCGCGCCGGGTCGAACAGTCCAACGACAACAACCGCTTCCGCGTCCTGGCCGAACAGGACCGCAACTGTCAGTTCCCGAGCCTGTAACCATGCGCACCCTTGTCCTGACCGCCGCCCTGGCCGCCTCCGCCGCCGTCCTCGCCGCCTGTACGCCCGAGGTAAAGGCCCCGGCCGAAAACGGCGTCTGCTATGCCGTCGTGACGCCCGAGCCCGGCGAGAAGGGCGAGGTTCGGTTCAACCGCCTGGCCGACAACCAGCCCCAGATGGAGGCCTGCGCGGCGCGTCTGGAGGAGATGCGCCTGCGCTTCCTGCGCATGGGCGGCTCACAGACCGAGGTGATCGGCTCGTATCAGGGCCTGTACCTGTTCATTGACCGGGCCGGCGTCTGGCAGTCCCAGAAGCTCGACGGCCCCCGCTTCTTCGCCCTGGCCCGCACCGGCGACGGACGTCTGGCCGTGCCCGGCGCGATCGACCGGTCGCCGGTCGAGGCTGTGGTGGCCCCGCCCATGCCGGGCAAGGCCGCCGAGTAGCAGAACAAAGCTGGAACATCCACAGCATTCGTGTTAAGGCGGCGTTAACAGCCTGACGTGGGTGCAAGCGCGCGCTAGGCGGGGTCAATCAATCAAGCCGCGCCGAACCGCGCGGGGCAGACAACGCGAGAGAACATCATGGCGGGCAGCGTCAACAAGGTCATCCTGGTCGGCAATCTGGGGCGCGACCCCGAGATCCGGTCCATGCCGAACGGCGACCGCATCGCCAATCTGTCGATCGCCACCTCCGAGACCTGGCGCGACAAGTCCTCGGGCGAGCGCAAGGAAAAGACCGAATGGCACCGCGTCGCCATCTTCAACGACAACATCGTCAAGGTCGTTGAGAACTATGTGAAAAAGGGCTCGACCGTCTACATCGAGGGCGCGATGCAGACCCGCAAATGGACCGACAAGGACGGCGTCGAGAAATACACCACTGAGGTCATCGTCGGTCGCTTCAACGGCCAGCTCACCATGCTGGGCGGCCGTGACGGCGGCGGCGCGTCCCAGGGTGGCGGCGGTTACGGCGGTGGTTCGGGCGGCGGTCGCGGCGATGACGACTATTCCTCCGGCTTTTCCACCGGCGGTGCCAACAAGCCCTCTGGCCCCCGCGAAAGCTACGACCTCAACGACGACATCCCTTTCTGATCGAAGACAAGGACGCCGTCAGTCCCAGACGGCGTCCTTGAAGTTGGCGCGGATCTTCTCGTCCGCAGTGATCAGTTTGACGCCGTCAGCCATCGCATTGGCCACGATCAAACGGTCGAACGGGTCGCGGGTCCAGCCGATGGTCAGCGCCTTGGCAATGATGTCCTGAAAGGGCGTCGGGGAGACGTCGATGGGACCGATTTCCTGGGAAATGATCGCGATGATGGTCGCCGGGCTCTCTGCCTTGACCCGTCGTCCAGCGATGAGGTTGTCGAGTTCCATAAGGGTCAGCGGCGAAATAGTGACCGTGTCGGAACGCCTGATCAGATTTCGAGCCGCCTTCGACAGTTTGCTTGCCCGGCCTTCATACAGCCACACGACAATATGGGTGTCGAGCTGGCTCAAGGTTTGCGCAGGATATTGAATTCCCGGTCGGGATCCCAGACGCGATGGCTCTTGTCGGTGTGGTCGTAATCCGAGTCTTCAAACCCTGGGCGAGGGCCTTTGGCCACCCACCGGTCGAACCGCTCTGCTCTCGTCAATTGGCTGTCGGGTTTTTCGACTACCCTGGCGGTCAACTCGACCGAAATATTACCCCGGCGAATACGGACGGGTTCGCCGCCTCCGATCATCTCATCGACAATTCGGAACAGGTCCTTGCGCATCTCGGTGAGCGTGATGTCGGCCATGCGTACAGGATGCGCGCACTGCATGTACATGTCAAAGCGAAACACCCCGTCACCCATCTTGACGCGCCATTGCCACACCCCTGTGGCATGACGCCCCGGTGACCGTACCTGACAAGCCCCACAGCCCCCTGACCTCGCTCGAGATCGCCGCCATCGTGGCGGTGCTGGTGATCTGGGGCGTCAACAATGCCGCAGCCAAGGTCGCGACCGAGACCATGTCGCCCCTGCTGGTGGCGGCGCTCAGGTTTGCCCTGGCGGCGGCCTGCCTGACCTGGTTCGTCCGGCCGCCTTTTCCGGACTGGAAGAGCCTGGCCATCATCGTCGTGCTGGGCGGCCCAATCCATTATGGCCTGATCTATCTCGCCTTCTGGCTGGCCCAGGATGTCAGCCCGGTGTCGGTGGCGGCCCAGATGTGGATCCCCTTCACCGCCCTGTTCGCCTTCCTGCTGCTGGGCGAACGGCTGTCGAAGCTGGCGCTCGCCGGCATGGCCGTCGCCTTCCTGGGCGTCGCCTGGATGACACTGGACCCTCACGCGTTTGAGGACTGGAAGGCCATCCTGGTCGGCATCGCCGCCAGCGGTTGCTGGGCCATGACGACGGTGATCGCGCGACGCACCACCTCCATCCCCCCGCTCAAGATGCAGGGCCTGCTGGCCCTGGTCGCTCTTCCGGGCCTCGCCGCCGCCTCGGCGGTGTTCGAGCGTGACCAGGCCGCCCAGATCATGTCCGCCACGCCGCTGGTCTGGGTCTGCATCCTGTGGGCCGGGATTGCGTCATCGGTCGTCGCAACCAGCCTGACCTTCTGGCTGGTCCAGAGACGCGAGGCCGGACGGGTGACGCCGTATCTGCTGGCTACGCCGGTCGTCTCCATCGCCATCGGCTGGGGCCTGCTCGGCGACGTGCTGACGGTCCAGATCCTGGTCGGCGCGACCCTGACCATGGCGGGTGTGGCGCTCGTCGCCCTGGCAGAACGAGGTCTCAGGGCCGGTGCCGCCCGCGCGTGATCAGCGCGGCCTACGACGGACGGAATACCCCGCAGGCGATGCGCGCCCCGGCCCCGCCGATCGGCTGGCTGA
Encoded proteins:
- a CDS encoding PIN domain-containing protein; its protein translation is MSQLDTHIVVWLYEGRASKLSKAARNLIRRSDTVTISPLTLMELDNLIAGRRVKAESPATIIAIISQEIGPIDVSPTPFQDIIAKALTIGWTRDPFDRLIVANAMADGVKLITADEKIRANFKDAVWD
- a CDS encoding DMT family transporter, with translation MTVPDKPHSPLTSLEIAAIVAVLVIWGVNNAAAKVATETMSPLLVAALRFALAAACLTWFVRPPFPDWKSLAIIVVLGGPIHYGLIYLAFWLAQDVSPVSVAAQMWIPFTALFAFLLLGERLSKLALAGMAVAFLGVAWMTLDPHAFEDWKAILVGIAASGCWAMTTVIARRTTSIPPLKMQGLLALVALPGLAAASAVFERDQAAQIMSATPLVWVCILWAGIASSVVATSLTFWLVQRREAGRVTPYLLATPVVSIAIGWGLLGDVLTVQILVGATLTMAGVALVALAERGLRAGAARA
- the ssb gene encoding single-stranded DNA-binding protein: MAGSVNKVILVGNLGRDPEIRSMPNGDRIANLSIATSETWRDKSSGERKEKTEWHRVAIFNDNIVKVVENYVKKGSTVYIEGAMQTRKWTDKDGVEKYTTEVIVGRFNGQLTMLGGRDGGGASQGGGGYGGGSGGGRGDDDYSSGFSTGGANKPSGPRESYDLNDDIPF
- a CDS encoding transcriptional regulator, whose protein sequence is MTSINNGYLLGLYGGSYDPTASAALTASITKKAQPTAPWSSSATPPKADALVRSALGGRKLINEDAAQVDVKGASTDYRKLFALYQGLETLNALTNRAATTGLTTTESAQLAKRFTAGLAEISAYVGSAGFEGVRMVQGTSTSLSKTTAAVPRDSAVSITGPVHEGSLDTPVTAFQGDVQFDITIKVPVGLGTQTTAVPIDLAGMGATPRTIDNVTTFINGKLEAAGFQTRIGRQQIVAEPKTVQVNGKPVTLPAGPDKWSLAIRGTSTETVGFAASKTSDAVYVVQTSGSPAQTTSTTVNGVTTTKTTAAATLKTELLKFQSDGGTADAPTSGNVGETQWVDGRVSQEDLPDGISTIRASAVGPDGSLWLVGDLASGSDTQPIKGTQDVALFKYDTAGRLVATRTLGAASSASGYAIAVDADGNVAVAGSVTGALNTSRTDAGKAGEVSTVADSFVTVFNKDGEETWTQRRGARAADEATSVSFGADGTVYIAGRAQSAITGSVGVGGWDGYVQAFKAGEPYPTAGITAKAIGTSQFGTTSDDSVDAMTIDGSNLYTAGVENGRAVVRQFTLDGAGVPTLAATRDLGEISGDISGVAVSGGKVVLTGTSRDSGLAAGTTTVAHSGGKDVFVAALSTNLAASPADSLNWFGGAGDDSAADVKVHDGKVWITGIADRDPAAKATDPTKGYLARLDPLTGAVEYEKTWSGDGDQAKPLTLAVASGGASVLDRLGLPKGEIDQSDSKSLIAATSVRVGDRFYVSPAAGGRAVPVTIEAKDTLQTLARKISVASGGKLKVTVASEGGSVTGKEGETTTTTGGFQRLSIVAKDGKTGAILTSGETGRDALAGLGLSAGFIGMNVGDGALRTFGLNLPGNLSLSDAATIKTSGEKIQAALKAVRDAYRELAPKTDNSANSGTVPAYLTAQLANYQAALSRLTG